The window CGAGGCGAGGGCGCCCGGTCAGGCGTCCTCGGCCTCCTTCCTGCGGTGCTCCATATAGGAGCGCAGCACCTGGTTGATCCGGGTCTGGTAGCCGCGGCCCTCACTCTTGAAGAAATCGAGCACATCGGCGTCGAGGCGGATGGACACCGCCTTCTTCGGCGCCGGGACCACCAGCACGGCTTTCGACCAGTCGATGTCGAGGAGACCTTCCCAGTCGGGGTCTTCGCGTGCGGCGCGCTCGACCTCTTCATCGGTCAGGTTCCGGACCCGGTCCCAGTCCGTCCTGTCGCGAAGTTTGGCCCTGTCTGATTGCTTGATGATACGCGTTTCGCTCATTTGTTCGTGCCTTTCGTGCGGAGATCACTCGACAACGGTCAGTTCGGATCGTGTACACGACGGCGATGTCGATTGTGCCGACGGTACCAACTGCGATGAAGCGCGTTTCATCAAGCCGATCAGAGCGACTGCAGAAATGGGGCCCGTCGAAAACGGATATGGCGGCAGAAAAGTCGATGCCGTGCTTTCTGATATTGGAGTTTCGTTTTTCTTCATCCCATTCAAATGCTGGAAATAGCTGGGATTCCAGAAGTTTATCCTGCCCATTATCTGTCATCCCTCTTATTCCATTTTGGCCAAATTCACGACCGGAAAAAGGTACGAAAATATGCATTTTGTATATACATACGCTTCCGGTTTGTCAACATCTATCGCGGCCCATTAACGCGATTCCCGGCTGACGCCCGTTCTCGCTTTGGCC of the Rhodobium gokarnense genome contains:
- a CDS encoding BrnA antitoxin family protein, producing MSETRIIKQSDRAKLRDRTDWDRVRNLTDEEVERAAREDPDWEGLLDIDWSKAVLVVPAPKKAVSIRLDADVLDFFKSEGRGYQTRINQVLRSYMEHRRKEAEDA
- a CDS encoding BrnT family toxin, which encodes MHIFVPFSGREFGQNGIRGMTDNGQDKLLESQLFPAFEWDEEKRNSNIRKHGIDFSAAISVFDGPHFCSRSDRLDETRFIAVGTVGTIDIAVVYTIRTDRCRVISARKARTNERNAYHQAIRQGQTSRQDGLGPGPEPDR